A genomic region of Streptosporangium lutulentum contains the following coding sequences:
- a CDS encoding phospho-sugar mutase, which translates to MDNGLVRLAHSWLAQDPDPETRAELTALLESGDDEALRERFGARLEFGTAGLRGELGAGPNRMNRVTVMRAAAGLARVLGPGRHVVIGYDARHKSDVFAHDTAAVLTGAGLRASVLPLPLPTPVLAFAVRRLGADAGVTVTASHNPPRDNGYKVYWGDGSQIVPPIDAEISAAIDATGPVSELPLGSPADPAWVTLGEDVVADYLKAVTALPIGEARDLRMAYTPLHGVGGATLRSAFLSAGFDAPATVEVQAEPDPDFPTVAFPNPEEPGAMDLALELARRVEADLVLANDPDADRCAVGVPLPGGDYRMLTGDEVGALLGEHVIRQTSGDDRLVATTIVSSSLLGKIAAAYDVHYAETLTGFKWIMKAGDGAEDARTLVFGYEEALGYSVGSDQGLPVHDKDGIGAALTVAGLAAQARLDGRTLLDLLDDQARRYGLHATSQLSFRVADLSLIDGAMARLRAVPPTRLGGHEVESADDLNEGSGGLPPTDGLRYHLSGGTRVVIRPSGTEPKLKCYLEVVVPVTGEVSQARAQAVRDLDALKADLPAALGL; encoded by the coding sequence ATGGACAACGGTCTTGTACGGCTCGCGCATTCCTGGCTGGCCCAGGACCCCGACCCCGAGACCCGGGCGGAACTCACGGCGCTGCTGGAGAGCGGCGACGACGAGGCGCTGCGCGAGCGGTTCGGGGCCAGGCTGGAGTTCGGCACCGCCGGTCTCCGTGGTGAGCTGGGCGCCGGTCCCAACCGGATGAACCGGGTCACCGTCATGCGCGCCGCCGCCGGTCTGGCCCGGGTGCTCGGTCCCGGCAGGCACGTCGTGATCGGTTACGACGCCCGGCACAAGTCCGACGTCTTCGCCCACGACACCGCCGCGGTGCTCACCGGTGCCGGGCTGCGCGCCTCGGTCCTCCCCCTGCCGCTGCCCACCCCGGTGCTGGCCTTCGCCGTCCGCCGTCTCGGCGCCGACGCGGGCGTGACCGTCACCGCCAGCCACAACCCGCCTCGCGACAACGGCTACAAGGTCTACTGGGGAGACGGCTCCCAGATCGTGCCGCCGATCGACGCGGAGATCTCCGCCGCCATCGACGCCACGGGGCCGGTCTCCGAACTACCCCTCGGCTCTCCTGCGGATCCCGCCTGGGTCACGCTGGGCGAGGACGTCGTGGCCGACTACCTGAAGGCGGTGACCGCGCTCCCGATCGGCGAGGCCCGTGACCTGCGGATGGCCTACACCCCGCTGCACGGTGTGGGCGGAGCCACGCTGAGGAGCGCCTTCCTGTCCGCAGGGTTCGACGCCCCCGCGACCGTCGAGGTCCAGGCGGAGCCCGATCCGGACTTCCCCACCGTCGCCTTCCCCAACCCGGAGGAGCCGGGCGCGATGGACCTCGCACTGGAGCTCGCCCGGCGCGTCGAAGCCGACCTGGTGCTGGCCAACGACCCCGACGCGGACCGCTGCGCGGTGGGCGTGCCCCTGCCCGGCGGCGACTACCGGATGCTGACCGGAGACGAGGTGGGCGCCCTCCTCGGCGAGCACGTGATCCGTCAGACCTCCGGCGACGACCGCCTCGTGGCCACCACGATCGTCTCGTCGTCCCTGCTCGGCAAGATCGCCGCAGCGTACGACGTGCACTACGCCGAGACCCTCACCGGCTTCAAGTGGATCATGAAAGCCGGGGACGGCGCCGAAGACGCACGCACCCTGGTCTTCGGCTACGAGGAGGCGCTGGGCTACAGCGTCGGCTCCGACCAGGGCCTGCCCGTCCACGACAAGGACGGCATCGGCGCCGCGCTGACCGTGGCCGGCCTCGCCGCGCAGGCCAGGCTGGACGGCCGTACCCTGCTCGACCTTCTGGACGACCAGGCCCGCAGGTACGGCCTGCACGCCACCTCCCAGCTCTCGTTCCGGGTGGCGGACCTGTCCCTGATCGACGGCGCGATGGCCCGTCTGCGAGCCGTCCCGCCCACCCGGCTCGGCGGTCACGAGGTCGAGTCGGCCGACGACCTGAACGAGGGTTCGGGGGGTCTCCCGCCCACCGACGGCCTGCGCTACCACCTGTCCGGCGGCACCCGCGTCGTCATCCGCCCCTCGGGCACCGAGCCCAAGCTCAAGTGCTACCTGGAGGTCGTGGTCCCGGTGACGGGCGAGGTCTCGCAGGCCCGGGCGCAGGCCGTACGGGATCTCGACGCCCTGAAGGCCGACCTGCCCGCCGCCCTCGGCCTGTGA
- a CDS encoding adenosine deaminase, whose translation MSQLPTLEEIRRAPKVLLHDHLDGGLRPETIIDLARETGYDKLPATDAESLRAWFSEASNSGSLEFYLETFEHTVGVMQTRENLIRVAAECAQDLADDGVVYAEVRYAPEQHTSMGLSLEEVIEAVQEGFRAGSEGRGIRVGTLLTAMRHQARSMEIAELAVRYRDAGVVGFDIAGAEAGYPPTRHLDAFEYLQRENAHFTIHAGEAFGLPSIWQAIQWCGADRLGHGVRIIDDITVQGDGQAKLGRLAAYVRDKRIPLEMCPTSNLQTGAATSIAEHPIGLLRRLNFRVTVNTDNRLMSATSLAEEFAKLTEAFGYGWDDMQWFTINAMKSAFLPFDERLALINGVIKPGFAQLKVQA comes from the coding sequence ATGAGCCAGCTACCCACTCTCGAGGAGATCCGCCGCGCTCCCAAGGTGTTGCTCCACGATCACCTCGACGGTGGTCTGCGGCCGGAGACCATTATCGACCTGGCCCGCGAAACGGGCTACGACAAGCTGCCCGCGACCGATGCGGAGAGCCTGCGCGCCTGGTTCTCGGAGGCGTCGAACTCCGGCTCGCTGGAGTTCTACCTGGAGACCTTCGAGCACACGGTCGGCGTCATGCAGACGCGGGAGAACCTGATCAGGGTCGCCGCCGAGTGCGCTCAGGACCTGGCGGACGACGGTGTGGTCTACGCCGAGGTGCGTTACGCGCCCGAGCAGCACACCTCCATGGGCCTCAGCCTCGAAGAGGTCATCGAGGCGGTGCAGGAGGGCTTCAGGGCCGGCTCCGAGGGGCGCGGCATCCGGGTGGGCACGCTGCTCACCGCGATGCGCCACCAGGCCAGGTCCATGGAGATCGCCGAACTCGCGGTCCGCTACCGCGACGCCGGAGTGGTCGGATTCGACATCGCCGGAGCCGAGGCGGGCTACCCTCCCACCCGGCACCTTGACGCCTTCGAGTATCTCCAGCGTGAGAACGCCCACTTCACCATCCACGCCGGTGAGGCGTTCGGCCTGCCGTCGATCTGGCAGGCGATCCAGTGGTGCGGCGCCGACCGCCTCGGCCACGGGGTCCGGATCATCGACGACATCACGGTGCAGGGCGACGGTCAGGCCAAGCTCGGCCGCCTCGCCGCCTATGTCCGTGACAAGCGCATCCCGCTGGAGATGTGCCCGACCTCCAACCTGCAGACCGGTGCCGCGACCTCCATCGCCGAGCACCCGATCGGCCTGCTGCGCCGCCTGAACTTCCGGGTGACGGTCAACACCGACAACCGGCTGATGAGCGCGACCTCCCTCGCGGAGGAGTTCGCCAAGCTGACGGAGGCGTTCGGCTACGGCTGGGACGACATGCAGTGGTTCACGATCAACGCCATGAAGTCGGCGTTCCTGCCGTTCGACGAGCGTCTGGCGCTCATCAACGGTGTCATCAAGCCCGGGTTCGCGCAGCTCAAGGTGCAGGCGTGA
- a CDS encoding cupin domain-containing protein: MVRKIDSATRIPVPGGKVIDEYVGRVNSGDDRVSIAHMTAPPGWDEPAQTPEFAEYTLVLRGTVIVEHDEGTTEVAAGQAFACEPGEKIRYSCGPEGAEYIAVCLPAFSPETVNRAE; encoded by the coding sequence ATGGTACGCAAAATCGACAGCGCGACACGGATTCCCGTTCCGGGCGGCAAGGTGATCGACGAATACGTCGGTCGGGTCAACAGCGGCGACGACCGCGTCTCGATCGCGCACATGACGGCCCCGCCCGGATGGGACGAGCCGGCCCAGACGCCGGAGTTCGCCGAGTACACATTGGTGCTCAGGGGAACCGTCATCGTCGAGCACGACGAGGGCACGACCGAGGTCGCCGCCGGACAGGCGTTCGCGTGCGAGCCGGGAGAGAAGATCCGCTACAGCTGCGGTCCCGAGGGTGCCGAGTACATCGCCGTCTGCCTTCCCGCTTTCTCCCCCGAGACCGTCAACCGCGCCGAATGA
- a CDS encoding AMIN-like domain-containing (lipo)protein, producing the protein MNRTLVPRALVPLAFVPLALLAGCGSTPQPVASSPATAVTATTPVPSPSGSPPVSSSADPPLGLKPPTGTEEVKVEKTLDAPPSVTGVRFARHEGFDRVVIDMEGDLPGYTVKWVPKLVQDGSGDPIDAKGGAYLQLSMTPATAHTEAGEPTWTGGPIFQADLGNVRSVVKTGDFEAVVGVGVALDHKAAFRVLEQKAPNRLVVDVAH; encoded by the coding sequence ATGAATCGCACCCTCGTTCCCCGCGCCCTCGTTCCCCTCGCGTTCGTTCCCCTGGCCCTGCTGGCCGGCTGCGGTTCCACCCCGCAGCCCGTGGCCTCGTCCCCGGCGACCGCGGTCACGGCGACCACGCCGGTCCCCTCGCCTTCCGGCTCTCCCCCTGTCTCGTCCTCCGCCGACCCGCCCTTGGGGCTGAAACCCCCCACGGGCACCGAGGAGGTCAAGGTGGAGAAAACCCTCGACGCGCCGCCGAGTGTCACCGGGGTGCGGTTCGCCAGGCACGAGGGATTCGACCGGGTAGTGATCGACATGGAGGGAGACCTGCCCGGATACACCGTGAAGTGGGTGCCCAAGCTCGTCCAGGACGGATCGGGCGACCCGATCGACGCCAAGGGCGGCGCCTACCTTCAGCTGTCCATGACCCCGGCCACCGCGCACACCGAGGCGGGCGAGCCGACCTGGACGGGCGGGCCGATCTTCCAGGCCGATCTTGGCAACGTCCGGAGCGTGGTCAAGACCGGAGACTTCGAGGCCGTGGTGGGTGTGGGTGTCGCCCTCGACCACAAGGCGGCATTCCGGGTGCTGGAGCAGAAGGCCCCGAACCGCCTGGTCGTTGACGTCGCCCACTGA
- a CDS encoding MFS transporter yields MTSSSHDGRWDARLWAALIVLCAVVFLDALDVSMVGVALSSIQDDLGLSTSSLQWVVSGYVLGYGGLLLLGGRTADLLGRRRVFLIALAVFAVASLLGGVVNDGTLLIAARFVKGVSAAFTAPAALSIITTTFAEGPARNRALSIFTASGASGFSLGLVISGFLTELGWRWTFLMPVPVAIIALVAALKFLPKHREEKAEGGHDLIGAVTITASMLLLVYTVVEAPASGWGSLRTVASLVSVAVLLAAFVVTELKVRHPLVRLGILRSGPIVRANLGLVILFGSYVGFQFVAMQYFQNFLHWSALETALAFLPAGLLVAVSSTKMGKLADRFGTARLIVIGAAALAAGYAFFLRLDGDPSLATLIIPGMVLLGIAFGLSFPSLNIQATNGVADDEQGLASGLLNTSGQVGGALVLAVVTAVLTSNTGADPLAGFHAAIAVSVILGVVGLAIALTGLRRSRTAVLAEGETGGEKVLETV; encoded by the coding sequence ATGACCTCTTCATCCCACGATGGGCGCTGGGATGCGCGCCTCTGGGCCGCGCTCATCGTGCTCTGCGCCGTCGTCTTCCTCGACGCACTCGACGTTTCGATGGTGGGAGTCGCCCTGTCGTCCATCCAGGACGACCTCGGGCTGTCCACGTCCTCCCTCCAATGGGTGGTCAGCGGCTACGTGCTCGGATACGGCGGCCTGCTCCTCCTCGGTGGCCGGACCGCCGACCTGCTCGGGCGGCGCAGGGTCTTCCTGATCGCCCTCGCCGTGTTCGCGGTGGCCTCGCTCCTGGGTGGCGTGGTCAACGACGGGACCCTGCTGATCGCGGCCCGGTTCGTCAAGGGCGTGAGCGCCGCCTTCACCGCACCCGCCGCGCTGTCCATCATCACCACGACCTTCGCCGAGGGCCCGGCCCGCAACAGGGCTCTCAGCATCTTCACCGCCTCGGGGGCCAGCGGCTTCTCCCTGGGCCTGGTCATCTCGGGATTCCTGACCGAGCTCGGCTGGCGCTGGACGTTCCTCATGCCGGTCCCCGTCGCGATCATCGCTCTGGTCGCGGCCCTGAAGTTCCTGCCCAAGCATCGTGAGGAGAAGGCCGAAGGCGGCCACGACCTCATCGGCGCCGTGACCATCACCGCCTCGATGCTGCTGCTGGTCTACACCGTGGTCGAGGCTCCCGCGTCGGGCTGGGGATCACTCCGTACCGTCGCCTCGCTGGTGAGTGTCGCGGTGCTGCTGGCCGCGTTCGTGGTGACCGAGCTGAAGGTCAGGCACCCGCTGGTACGGCTCGGCATCCTGCGCTCCGGTCCGATCGTCCGGGCCAACCTCGGCCTGGTGATCCTCTTCGGCTCCTATGTCGGTTTCCAGTTCGTGGCCATGCAGTACTTCCAGAACTTCCTGCACTGGTCCGCCCTGGAGACCGCGCTGGCCTTCCTGCCCGCCGGGCTGCTGGTGGCCGTGAGCTCCACCAAGATGGGCAAACTGGCCGACCGGTTCGGCACCGCCCGGCTGATCGTGATCGGCGCCGCCGCCTTGGCCGCCGGATACGCGTTCTTCCTCCGGCTGGACGGAGATCCCAGCCTGGCCACGCTGATCATTCCCGGAATGGTCCTGCTGGGCATCGCCTTCGGCCTGTCCTTCCCCTCACTGAACATCCAGGCCACCAACGGGGTCGCCGACGATGAGCAGGGCCTGGCCTCCGGCCTGCTCAACACCTCCGGACAGGTCGGCGGGGCACTGGTGCTGGCCGTCGTGACGGCGGTCCTCACCTCCAACACGGGAGCGGACCCGCTCGCCGGCTTCCACGCCGCGATCGCGGTCTCCGTGATCCTCGGCGTGGTCGGCCTGGCGATCGCCCTCACCGGCCTCCGCCGTTCCCGCACGGCCGTCCTGGCGGAGGGCGAGACCGGAGGGGAGAAGGTGCTGGAGACCGTCTGA
- a CDS encoding MarR family winged helix-turn-helix transcriptional regulator produces MSEEYAVRAWREVLAKHATTACALERELAERHRLGMSEFEVLERMVEGGERRYRVQEIADAVHLSQSACSRLIARLEKAGLVSRDICDVDRRGIFVCITEEGRARHTAAQPTHRAVIREIFTASERREHDLNLA; encoded by the coding sequence ATGAGCGAGGAGTACGCGGTCCGCGCATGGCGTGAGGTGCTGGCCAAGCACGCCACGACCGCCTGTGCCCTGGAGCGTGAGCTCGCCGAACGGCACCGGCTCGGGATGAGTGAGTTCGAGGTCCTGGAGCGGATGGTCGAGGGCGGCGAGAGAAGATACCGGGTTCAGGAGATAGCCGACGCGGTTCACCTGAGCCAGAGCGCGTGCTCCCGGCTGATCGCCCGCCTGGAGAAGGCCGGCCTGGTGAGCCGCGACATCTGCGACGTCGACCGTCGCGGGATCTTCGTCTGCATCACCGAGGAAGGCCGCGCGCGCCACACGGCGGCCCAGCCCACCCACCGCGCCGTGATCCGCGAGATCTTCACCGCCTCGGAGCGACGGGAGCACGACCTCAACCTCGCGTGA
- a CDS encoding PadR family transcriptional regulator produces the protein MGRRTQELGRFTDVALLVLVSLAEGQKHGYRMIQDIEEFSGTALEPGTLYGALMRLEERGWIEPVTSAERRKPYRITPSGQDALTEQLATLRRIEQAGARRTGVAWGLG, from the coding sequence ATGGGACGTCGAACGCAAGAGCTCGGACGCTTCACCGACGTGGCGCTGCTGGTGCTCGTCAGCCTGGCCGAAGGCCAGAAACACGGCTACCGGATGATCCAGGACATCGAGGAGTTCTCGGGGACCGCGCTGGAGCCCGGCACGCTCTACGGTGCGCTGATGCGCCTGGAGGAGCGCGGCTGGATCGAGCCGGTCACCTCCGCCGAGAGGCGCAAGCCGTACCGGATCACCCCCTCGGGGCAGGACGCGCTCACCGAGCAGCTCGCGACGCTGCGACGGATCGAGCAGGCGGGTGCCAGGCGCACGGGAGTCGCCTGGGGGCTCGGATGA